Proteins encoded within one genomic window of Halocatena marina:
- the uvrB gene encoding excinuclease ABC subunit UvrB: MSDPSSSSGSSPRSSSSSDSDSNSGSSPLSPDRPDLERPFRVEAPFEPAGDQPTAIEQLAAGYGNGASEQTLLGVTGSGKTNTVSWLIEQVQKPTLVIAHNKTLAAQLYDEFRTLFPDNAVEYFVSYYDYYQPEAYVEQTDTYIDKDASINEEIDRLRHSATRSLLTRNDVIVVASVSAIYGLGDPANYEEMALRLEVGQQIDRDELLASLVDLNYERNDVDFTQGTFRVRGDTVEVFPMYGRYAVRVEFWGEEVDRMQKIDVLEGESKGEQRAVLFHPAEHYSIPEERLERAIEEIEGLLQERVSYFERQGDLLAAQRIEERTTFDLEMLRETGYCSGIENYSVHMSDRDSGEPPYTLLDYFPDDFLTVVDESHQTLPQIRGQLAGDKARKDSLVENGFRLPTAYDNRPLSFEEFEERTADKLYVSATPAEYEREHSDQIAEQIVRPTHLVDPSIETASATNQIDDLLTRIDNRIEDGERVLVTTLTKRMAEDLTEYLEEAGVAVEYMHDETDTLERHELVRGLRLGEFDVLVGINLLREGLDIPEVSLVAILDADQEGFLRSTTTLVQTMGRAARNVNGEVILYADEMTDSMQSAIEETQRRREIQQQFNEEHGYTPETIQKEVGETNLPGSKTDTSGVTGVEPDSSTEAKEYISELEQRMQEAADNLEFELAADIRDRIRNIHEEFEIDESGIAPESEEF; the protein is encoded by the coding sequence ATGAGTGACCCCAGCTCAAGCTCAGGCTCCAGCCCTCGCTCTAGTTCCAGTTCTGATTCCGATTCCAATTCTGGTTCGTCACCGCTCTCACCCGACCGTCCCGACCTCGAACGACCGTTCCGCGTAGAGGCACCATTCGAGCCTGCCGGTGATCAGCCAACAGCCATCGAGCAGCTTGCTGCGGGCTATGGAAATGGAGCAAGCGAACAAACGTTGCTGGGCGTGACTGGATCGGGAAAGACCAATACCGTTTCGTGGCTCATCGAACAGGTGCAAAAACCGACACTCGTTATTGCACACAACAAGACCCTCGCGGCGCAGTTGTACGACGAGTTCCGAACGCTGTTTCCGGACAACGCCGTCGAGTACTTCGTTTCTTACTACGATTACTATCAGCCCGAGGCGTACGTCGAGCAAACCGACACGTACATCGATAAGGACGCCTCGATCAACGAGGAGATCGATCGACTCCGACACTCAGCGACGCGCTCGTTACTCACTCGCAACGACGTCATCGTCGTCGCTTCGGTCTCGGCCATCTACGGGCTTGGTGATCCTGCGAACTACGAGGAGATGGCCCTTCGGCTCGAAGTTGGTCAACAGATCGATCGTGATGAGCTCCTCGCATCGCTTGTCGATCTTAACTACGAGCGCAATGATGTAGACTTCACGCAAGGGACGTTCCGAGTCCGAGGCGACACTGTCGAGGTGTTCCCCATGTATGGGCGGTACGCCGTCCGCGTCGAATTCTGGGGTGAGGAGGTCGATCGGATGCAGAAGATCGATGTTTTAGAGGGCGAATCGAAGGGCGAACAGCGCGCAGTGCTCTTTCACCCCGCAGAACACTACTCGATTCCCGAAGAGCGCCTCGAACGAGCTATCGAAGAGATCGAAGGACTCCTCCAAGAACGCGTTTCGTACTTCGAGCGGCAAGGCGACCTCCTCGCCGCCCAGCGCATCGAGGAGCGCACAACCTTCGACCTCGAAATGCTCCGTGAAACAGGGTACTGTTCGGGAATCGAGAACTACTCTGTTCACATGAGCGACCGCGACTCGGGGGAACCACCGTACACGCTGCTCGATTATTTCCCAGATGACTTCCTCACTGTTGTCGATGAGTCACACCAAACGTTACCACAAATTCGCGGCCAGCTTGCGGGAGACAAAGCGCGCAAGGATTCACTCGTCGAGAACGGCTTCCGGCTTCCCACAGCCTACGATAATCGTCCCCTGTCGTTCGAGGAGTTCGAAGAGCGTACTGCCGATAAGCTCTACGTCAGCGCGACACCCGCCGAGTACGAGCGCGAACACTCAGATCAGATCGCAGAACAGATCGTGCGGCCAACGCATCTCGTAGATCCGAGCATCGAGACCGCTAGTGCGACGAACCAGATCGATGACCTCCTCACGCGAATCGATAATCGGATCGAGGACGGCGAGCGCGTGCTCGTTACGACACTGACCAAACGAATGGCTGAAGATCTCACCGAATACCTCGAAGAGGCTGGTGTCGCGGTCGAGTACATGCACGATGAGACGGACACACTCGAACGCCACGAGCTCGTCCGAGGACTCCGTCTCGGCGAGTTCGATGTGCTTGTCGGAATCAACCTACTTCGTGAAGGACTTGACATTCCTGAGGTGTCACTGGTGGCCATTCTCGACGCCGATCAGGAGGGATTCCTGCGCTCTACGACCACCCTCGTTCAGACAATGGGTCGTGCAGCACGCAACGTCAACGGCGAAGTCATACTGTATGCCGATGAGATGACCGACTCGATGCAATCGGCCATCGAAGAGACCCAGCGACGTCGAGAGATTCAACAGCAGTTCAACGAGGAACACGGCTATACACCCGAGACGATCCAGAAGGAGGTTGGAGAAACGAATCTCCCCGGAAGCAAGACAGACACCAGTGGCGTCACTGGCGTCGAACCCGATTCGAGCACAGAAGCAAAAGAGTACATCTCGGAACTCGAACAGCGAATGCAGGAAGCTGCGGACAATCTCGAATTCGAGCTGGCTGCGGACATTCGTGACCGGATTCGAAACATCCACGAAGAATTCGAGATCGACGAGTCCGGAATTGCACCCGAGTCCGAGGAGTTCTGA
- a CDS encoding 50S ribosomal protein L40e yields the protein MASFPEAEDRLLNKMICMRCNARNPARADSCRKCGYKNLRPKAKESRSV from the coding sequence ATGGCTAGTTTCCCCGAGGCAGAAGATCGGCTCCTCAACAAGATGATTTGCATGCGCTGTAACGCTCGCAATCCGGCACGCGCAGACAGCTGCCGGAAATGTGGATACAAAAATCTTCGACCAAAGGCGAAAGAGAGCCGCTCGGTCTGA